In Desulfofustis limnaeus, the genomic stretch AGAGCAGAAAATCGTCTCATGGCCGTCATAGTTTGACGAAAAACGGTGTTCATGAGTGCAGATTTTTACGGCGCAACAACGCGTTTATTGAAAATGGCATTATTCAAGGTGCCCACATGCATGCCGTTGGTACTGTCGACCATCAGTTGATACACCGGGTTGCTGACCAGATTGCCATGAGCCTGTCCCATCAGGTTATCGGCAAACTCTTCGACTTCAACGGGGTGGCAGCCGGCACAGTCGGCCGGGGAGACCACCGTATGAACGGAGAAGCCGTTATGCTCGAAACTGTCCGGGTGTTCAGCGGCGCTCATCGTGTGGCACTCTGCACAACCGACCACGGTCTCGGCCAATCCATCGGGCACCGTCTCCGTCGAGATCCGGCGCTGTCGCAGCTCCTGCGCCAACCCCTCTGCCGGCGTGATCCGGGCATGCCGGCTTTTTTGCCAGTCGGCAACGATTCCGGGTGTGACGATGGCATGGC encodes the following:
- a CDS encoding multiheme c-type cytochrome, which gives rise to MSTMIHTNARWVKPLLVMSLLTVMPAGVSAAVLSADSEVCIECHAIVTPGIVADWQKSRHARITPAEGLAQELRQRRISTETVPDGLAETVVGCAECHTMSAAEHPDSFEHNGFSVHTVVSPADCAGCHPVEVEEFADNLMGQAHGNLVSNPVYQLMVDSTNGMHVGTLNNAIFNKRVVAP